A window from uncultured Desulfobacter sp. encodes these proteins:
- the dxs gene encoding 1-deoxy-D-xylulose-5-phosphate synthase, whose translation MKYLDQINGPDDLKQIPRNELGAVAREIRSRIIDVVSKNGGHLASSLGVVELTIALHYVFDLPKDTLIWDVGHQSYAHKLLTGRHQNFDTLRKYKGISGFVKIKESPYDSLTVGHASTSISAGLGMSYAKKLKKDTSNVVSIIGDGSMTAGLAYEGLNHSGDSQQKYIVILNDNDMSISANVGALSSYLSRTFSHKALQNMRNQFGQFLKSVPKIGDDMYGWAKRWEESFKTFVTPGMLFEAFNFDYFGPIDGHNLDHLIDILSNIKDPDSPVLLHVTTQKGKGYEPAEKNPVYFHGVGKFSVDTGKCPVSSKSAPPSYTSVFGKCMIELAKQNKCIVAVTAAMPEGTGLGPFSEQFPDRFIDVGIAEQHAVTFAAGLAAKGGKPVVAIYSTFLQRGYDQILHDVCIDSHPVIFALDRGGIVGEDGPTHHGLFDFSYLRSMPNMTVMAPMDENELVRMMHTAVAHPGPIALRYPRGVGQGVDVDYNAKAIDIGKAKTVRTGDDLLIIGIGRCVNDAVDAAEQLAAQGIESTVVNARFVKPLDADLILKLAGKIKKVVTIEEHVLAGGFGSAVLELIADNGLSGCMVNRVGIKDQFVEHGTQAELRRDYGVDAQAVVTAGLKLCREK comes from the coding sequence AGCCGAATTATTGACGTGGTATCAAAAAACGGCGGGCATCTGGCATCCAGTTTAGGTGTCGTTGAACTGACCATTGCCCTGCATTATGTGTTTGATCTGCCCAAAGACACCCTGATCTGGGATGTGGGACATCAATCCTATGCCCACAAACTGCTAACCGGGCGGCATCAAAACTTTGACACCCTTCGAAAATACAAAGGGATTTCAGGGTTTGTAAAAATAAAAGAAAGCCCCTATGACAGTTTGACCGTCGGCCACGCCTCCACCTCAATTTCTGCGGGGCTTGGCATGTCCTATGCCAAGAAGCTTAAAAAGGACACGTCCAATGTGGTCTCCATCATCGGTGACGGTTCCATGACCGCAGGCCTTGCCTATGAAGGGCTGAACCATTCAGGCGACTCCCAGCAAAAATACATCGTTATATTAAATGATAATGACATGTCCATCTCCGCCAATGTCGGGGCCTTGTCTTCTTATCTGTCCCGGACCTTTTCGCACAAGGCCCTGCAGAACATGCGCAACCAGTTTGGCCAGTTTTTAAAGTCCGTTCCCAAAATCGGGGATGATATGTATGGTTGGGCCAAACGGTGGGAGGAGTCTTTTAAAACCTTTGTGACCCCGGGCATGCTGTTCGAGGCCTTTAATTTTGATTATTTCGGACCCATTGACGGCCATAATCTGGATCATCTCATTGATATTTTATCCAATATCAAAGATCCGGATTCTCCGGTACTGTTGCATGTGACCACCCAAAAGGGCAAAGGATACGAACCAGCTGAAAAAAATCCGGTCTATTTTCACGGTGTGGGAAAATTTTCAGTGGATACCGGAAAATGTCCGGTGTCGTCAAAAAGCGCCCCGCCCTCTTATACCTCGGTGTTCGGCAAATGCATGATTGAACTTGCAAAACAAAACAAGTGCATTGTGGCGGTAACGGCTGCCATGCCAGAAGGTACGGGGTTAGGTCCTTTTTCCGAACAATTTCCAGATAGATTTATAGACGTGGGTATCGCCGAACAGCATGCCGTGACCTTTGCCGCAGGTCTTGCCGCCAAAGGGGGTAAACCTGTGGTGGCCATCTATTCCACCTTTTTGCAGCGCGGCTATGACCAGATTCTTCATGACGTCTGCATTGACAGTCACCCTGTCATTTTTGCCCTGGATCGCGGCGGCATTGTGGGTGAAGACGGCCCCACCCACCACGGATTGTTTGATTTTTCCTATCTTCGGTCCATGCCCAATATGACCGTTATGGCCCCCATGGATGAAAACGAACTGGTACGGATGATGCACACCGCCGTGGCCCACCCGGGCCCCATTGCCCTGCGTTATCCCAGGGGTGTCGGCCAGGGCGTTGACGTTGATTATAATGCCAAAGCGATTGACATCGGCAAAGCAAAGACGGTGCGTACCGGCGACGACCTGTTGATCATCGGTATCGGCCGCTGCGTCAATGACGCCGTGGATGCCGCAGAACAACTGGCCGCCCAGGGTATTGAAAGCACCGTAGTCAACGCCCGGTTTGTAAAACCGCTGGATGCGGACCTGATCCTGAAGCTTGCCGGAAAGATCAAAAAAGTGGTGACCATTGAAGAGCATGTTCTGGCAGGCGGTTTTGGCTCTGCCGTCCTTGAACTCATAGCGGATAACGGCCTTTCAGGGTGTATGGTCAACCGGGTAGGCATTAAAGATCAATTCGTTGAACACGGCACCCAGGCTGAGCTTCGAAGAGATTACGGTGTCGATGCCCAGGCGGTTGTGACCGCAGGATTGAAATTGTGCCGTGAAAAATAA
- a CDS encoding TlyA family RNA methyltransferase — MKNKAVRKRLDQALVEQGLIRSRERAKAVIMAGKVLVNGFKVDKPGTQVNPDAQLEVKAADHPYVSRGGLKLEKALQSFPVSVQDAVCLDIGASTGGFTDCLLKFGARKVYAVDVGYGQLDWSLRQDDRVVVIERTNIRHLPYESIGQPMDTVVADTSFISLKTVIPAAEKFMRPGTDILALIKPQFEAGKENVGKGGIVKDSEIRNQVKQDIILFFQDRGYKVNGTVTSPVLGAKGNEEYVISLVYGKK, encoded by the coding sequence GTGAAAAATAAAGCCGTCAGAAAACGCCTGGACCAGGCCCTGGTTGAGCAAGGCCTGATACGTTCAAGGGAACGGGCAAAGGCCGTTATAATGGCCGGAAAGGTTCTGGTGAACGGTTTCAAAGTCGATAAACCGGGAACCCAGGTAAATCCAGATGCCCAGCTTGAGGTCAAAGCCGCGGATCACCCTTACGTCAGTCGGGGGGGGCTTAAACTTGAAAAAGCACTCCAAAGTTTTCCCGTATCTGTCCAGGACGCGGTGTGTCTCGATATCGGTGCCTCCACAGGAGGATTTACCGACTGTCTGCTCAAATTCGGCGCCCGAAAAGTGTATGCAGTGGATGTGGGCTACGGCCAACTTGACTGGTCCCTTCGCCAGGATGACCGGGTGGTGGTCATAGAGCGAACCAATATCCGCCACCTTCCTTATGAAAGCATCGGCCAACCCATGGATACGGTGGTGGCGGACACCTCGTTCATCTCTTTGAAAACCGTTATCCCGGCAGCGGAAAAATTCATGCGGCCGGGCACCGATATCCTGGCCCTGATCAAACCGCAGTTTGAGGCGGGAAAGGAAAATGTCGGCAAAGGCGGCATCGTCAAGGATTCTGAAATCCGAAATCAGGTAAAACAGGATATTATCCTTTTCTTCCAGGACAGGGGGTACAAGGTGAACGGAACCGTTACCTCCCCGGTGTTAGGCGCAAAAGGCAATGAAGAATACGTCATTTCCCTGGTTTATGGAAAAAAATAA